One Aegilops tauschii subsp. strangulata cultivar AL8/78 chromosome 7, Aet v6.0, whole genome shotgun sequence genomic window carries:
- the LOC109760867 gene encoding probable indole-3-pyruvate monooxygenase YUCCA11, which produces MENSASPVIIVGAGPSGLAASACLARRGVDSIVLERDDCVGSLWQKRAYDRLHLHLPKQASALPHLPHADDAPAYLPRDHFVRYLDAYADRFAVRARLRLRREVRSARFVDGRWEVEAVHLGTGDAEQYTARFLVVATGEFDEKVLPEVPGLDTFPGQAIHASEYRSAEGMRGKEVLIVGCGNSGMEIALDLAQAGAAASIVVRGELHLMTREIMNASTALFAYLPVWMIDRLAVFACRVVFGDTARHGLRRPDVGPFTRKIQSNIYPVIDVGTYDKIKSGQIQVLPAITSIEGDVVEFAGGKRHRFDAIVFATGYRSTAKKWLKSDDGGLIGDDGMASGRYPKGENGLYRAGLAGRGIYGSGTDGEFIAEDISRLLRQDSGDDDGDGV; this is translated from the exons ATGGAGAACAGCGCGTCGCCGGTGATCATCGTTGGGGCGGGGCCGTCGGGGCTGGCGGCGTCGGCGTGCCTGGCGCGGCGCGGGGTGGATAGCATCGTCCTGGAGCGGGACGACTGCGTCGGCTCGCTGTGGCAGAAGCGCGCCTACGACCGCCTCCACCTGCACCTCCCCAAGCAGGCAAGCGCGCTCCCCCACCTGCCGCACGCCGACGACGCCCCGGCCTACCTCCCTCGCGACCACTTCGTCCGCTACCTCGACGCCTACGCCGACCGCTTCGCCGTGCGcgcgcgcctccgcctccgccgcgaGGTCCGCTCCGCGCGCTTCGTGGACGGCCGCTGGGAGGTGGAGGCCGTCCACCTCGGCACCGGCGACGCGGAGCAGTACACGGCGAGGTTCCTGGTGGTGGCCACGGGGGAGTTCGACGAGAAGGTGTTGCCCGAGGTGCCCGGGCTGGACACGTTCCCCGGCCAGGCCATCCACGCCAGTGAGTACCGGTCCGCTGAGGGGATGCGGGGAAAGGAGGTGCTCATCGTCGGCTGCGGCAACTCTGGAATGGAGATCGCCCTGGACCTGGCccaggccggcgccgccgcctccatcgtcgTCCGCGGCGAGCTGCATCTCATGACGAGGGAGATCATGAACGCGTCCACGGCGCTGTTTGCCTACCTGCCCGTCTGGATGATTGACCGGCTGGCGGTGTTCGCGTGCCGCGTCGTGTTCGGCGACACGGCCAGGCACGGCCTCCGGCGGCCTGACGTCGGGCCCTTCACCAGAAAGATCCAGAGCAACATCTACCCAGTCATCGACGTCGGCACCTACGACAAGATCAAGAGCGGCCAGATCCAGGTGCTGCCGGCGATCACGAGCATCGAAGGGGACGTGGTGGAGTTCGCCGGTGGCAAGCGGCACCGCTTCGACGCCATCGTCTTCGCCACCGGGTACCGCAGCACGGCAAAGAAGTGGCTCAAG AGCGACGACGGCGGGCTGATCGGTGACGACGGGATGGCGTCCGGGAGATATCCCAAGGGGGAGAACGGGCTGTACCGCGCGGGGCTGGCGGGGAGAGGGATCTACGGCAGCGGCACAGACGGGGAGTTCATCGCGGAGGACATAAGCAGGCTGCTCCGGCAGGActccggcgacgacgacggcgatgGTGTCTAG